The following proteins come from a genomic window of Sulfitobacter indolifex:
- a CDS encoding cytochrome P450 produces MAQPTQPPRPLPVRVPLVTEPVGLLGSLQMARRNVLSIIPKIATTQPMVSGKTGKRWHMVMDPGAIRHVLLDRLEDYPKSDVTKNLLRPAIGDSLFIAEGAHWRWQRRAAAPVFSQRNVRNLAPVMTDAAARAADRIAAAGPRAVNMLDEMVTTTFDVIGDVTFSGDGTFDRDKVHGAIDDYIAEAGKISLFDILGFPDWLPRPGRMMSGQALKQMKAMADSAIEARVARGHEGTPDLLDLLLEGVDPKTKRQMNTAELRDNLLTFIVAGHETTALTLAWSMYLMGFDQDMQARARAEVQSVLGNRPCTGEDVDDLPLIRMIVDEALRLYPAAGIISRTAQKHDTLCDREIRPGDTVMIPIYALGRNELLWDDPDAFRPERFADRKAIDRYAYLPFGDGPRICIGASFALQEAVIILATLLGRFKFTPVPGKDPKPVMILTLRPEGGVWMTAEPLN; encoded by the coding sequence ATGGCTCAGCCAACACAACCGCCCCGCCCCCTGCCCGTGCGCGTACCCCTTGTCACCGAACCTGTCGGTCTGCTTGGTAGCCTTCAAATGGCCCGGCGCAATGTGCTGAGCATTATCCCTAAGATCGCCACAACGCAGCCCATGGTGTCGGGCAAGACCGGCAAACGCTGGCATATGGTGATGGACCCGGGTGCGATACGGCACGTCTTATTGGATCGGCTAGAGGACTACCCCAAATCAGATGTAACTAAGAACCTGCTGCGCCCGGCCATTGGCGACTCTCTCTTTATTGCGGAAGGCGCGCACTGGCGCTGGCAACGCCGCGCGGCGGCCCCGGTGTTTTCGCAGCGCAATGTGCGCAACCTCGCCCCCGTGATGACAGATGCCGCCGCCCGCGCCGCTGACCGGATTGCCGCCGCAGGGCCGCGCGCGGTCAATATGCTCGACGAGATGGTCACCACCACTTTCGACGTGATCGGCGATGTGACCTTTTCCGGCGATGGCACCTTTGACCGCGACAAGGTGCATGGGGCGATTGACGATTATATCGCCGAAGCTGGCAAGATCAGCCTGTTCGACATTTTGGGCTTTCCCGATTGGCTGCCGCGTCCGGGGCGGATGATGTCGGGCCAAGCGCTGAAGCAGATGAAGGCCATGGCCGACAGCGCCATCGAGGCCCGCGTCGCGCGTGGTCACGAGGGCACGCCCGACCTTCTGGATTTGCTCCTCGAAGGCGTCGACCCCAAGACCAAGCGCCAGATGAACACCGCTGAGTTGCGCGACAATCTATTAACCTTCATCGTCGCGGGGCATGAGACAACGGCACTGACGCTGGCGTGGTCGATGTATCTGATGGGGTTCGATCAAGACATGCAGGCCCGCGCCCGCGCTGAGGTGCAATCGGTTCTCGGCAACCGCCCCTGCACTGGCGAAGACGTGGATGACCTGCCGTTAATCCGAATGATCGTCGACGAGGCGCTGAGGCTCTACCCCGCTGCCGGGATCATCTCGCGCACCGCGCAAAAGCACGACACGCTCTGCGACCGCGAAATTCGACCCGGCGACACCGTGATGATCCCGATCTACGCGCTTGGCCGTAATGAATTGCTCTGGGACGATCCCGACGCCTTCCGCCCCGAACGTTTTGCAGACCGTAAGGCGATTGACCGCTATGCCTATCTGCCCTTTGGCGATGGACCGCGTATTTGCATCGGGGCGAGTTTCGCGCTGCAAGAGGCGGTGATCATCTTGGCCACGCTGCTCGGGCGGTTCAAGTTCACCCCCGTGCCCGGCAAAGACCCAAAGCCAGTGATGATCCTGACCCTTCGGCCCGAAGGCGGCGTGTGGATGACGGCAGAGCCGCTGAACTGA
- a CDS encoding DNA topoisomerase IV subunit A encodes MSDTTTPPELDPNDLSEPLRRALGERYLTYALSTIMHRALPDARDGLKPVHRRILFAMRELRLSSTGGFRKSAKISGDVMGNYHPHGDAAIYDAMARLAQDFNVRYPLVDGQGNFGNIDGDNPAASRYTEARMTAVAEAMLEGLNENAVDYRENYDGTLTEPVVLPAQFPNLLANGSSGIAVGMATNIPPHNIAELCDACIHLIKTPDARDETLLNYVPGPDFPTGGVIVEPPENIANAYRTGRGSFRLRCRWEVEDLGRGAWQIVVTEIPYQVQKSKLIEKIAELIQAKKIPILADVRDESAEDVRMIIEPRSKNVDPAVLMGMLFRNSDLEVRFSLNMNVLIDGQTPKVCSLKEVLRAFLDHRREVLQRRSRHRMDKIDHRLEVLQGLITAFLNLDRVIEIIRYDDDPKAALMYEDWSRVHQDTLARAMDEAAYISPLAGVDVSKLAVIADAEAQATGVLTESGDTRAVPHSYAGRENGLSDVQAEAILNMRLRSLRRLEEDALVKERDTLMSERAGLEDLLDNEDLQWTTIADQLRATKKQFGKDWVIDGIKRGQRLSTFETAGEVEDVPIEAMIDREPITVVCSQMGWIRAMTGHIDLNRELKFKDGDGPRFIFHAETTDRLLVFGSNGRFYTVSAANLPGGRGMGEPLRLMVDLPNEVQIVSLFIHQPGRKLLVASSAGDGFVVPEDEVVAQTRSGKQVLNVRGDGVAALVCHPVSGDSVATVGENRKVLVFGLDELPEMGRGKGVRLQKYKDGGLSDATTFTRDAGLSWQDPAGRTRTEADLAEWTGKRASSGRMAPRGFPRDNKFN; translated from the coding sequence ATGTCAGACACAACCACACCCCCAGAACTCGATCCGAATGACCTGTCCGAGCCGCTGCGCCGCGCCTTGGGTGAGCGGTATCTGACCTATGCGCTGTCCACGATCATGCACCGTGCCTTGCCGGATGCACGCGACGGGTTGAAGCCAGTCCACCGCCGCATTCTTTTTGCCATGCGCGAGCTGCGGCTGTCATCAACGGGTGGCTTTCGTAAATCGGCGAAGATTTCGGGCGATGTCATGGGGAACTATCACCCGCATGGCGATGCCGCGATTTATGATGCGATGGCGCGTTTGGCGCAGGACTTTAACGTCCGCTATCCGCTGGTCGACGGTCAGGGTAACTTCGGCAATATCGACGGCGATAATCCCGCTGCCTCGCGCTATACCGAAGCGCGGATGACAGCGGTCGCTGAGGCGATGTTGGAAGGGCTGAACGAGAACGCTGTCGATTATCGTGAAAATTATGATGGCACGCTGACCGAACCTGTTGTGCTGCCCGCGCAGTTCCCCAACCTTCTGGCCAACGGCTCGTCGGGGATTGCTGTCGGCATGGCCACCAACATCCCGCCGCATAACATTGCCGAACTGTGCGACGCTTGTATTCACCTGATCAAGACACCCGATGCGCGTGATGAGACGCTGCTGAATTACGTGCCCGGCCCTGACTTCCCCACCGGGGGCGTGATTGTCGAGCCGCCTGAGAATATAGCCAATGCCTACCGGACGGGTCGCGGCTCGTTCCGTTTGCGCTGCCGTTGGGAGGTCGAAGACCTTGGCCGCGGTGCGTGGCAGATTGTCGTGACCGAAATCCCCTATCAGGTTCAGAAATCCAAGCTGATCGAAAAGATCGCCGAACTGATTCAAGCCAAGAAGATACCGATCCTCGCCGATGTGCGCGACGAATCTGCCGAAGACGTGCGGATGATTATCGAGCCACGCTCGAAAAACGTCGATCCCGCTGTGCTGATGGGGATGTTGTTCCGCAACTCCGATCTTGAGGTCCGTTTCTCGCTCAACATGAACGTGTTGATCGACGGGCAGACGCCCAAGGTTTGTTCGTTGAAAGAAGTGCTGCGCGCCTTCCTCGACCACCGGCGCGAGGTGCTTCAGCGCCGTTCGCGGCACCGGATGGACAAGATCGACCATCGGCTTGAAGTGTTGCAGGGCCTGATTACGGCCTTCCTGAACCTCGACCGCGTGATCGAGATCATCCGCTATGATGACGACCCCAAAGCCGCCTTGATGTATGAGGACTGGAGCCGGGTGCATCAAGACACGCTGGCCCGCGCGATGGATGAAGCCGCCTATATTTCGCCGCTCGCGGGTGTCGATGTGTCCAAGCTGGCGGTGATCGCCGATGCCGAAGCGCAGGCGACGGGTGTGCTGACTGAAAGCGGTGACACCCGCGCCGTGCCGCACAGCTATGCGGGCCGGGAAAACGGTCTTTCGGATGTGCAGGCCGAAGCGATTCTCAACATGCGTCTGCGGTCTTTGCGGCGGTTGGAAGAAGATGCGCTGGTGAAAGAGCGTGACACATTGATGTCGGAACGCGCGGGGCTAGAAGACCTGCTCGACAATGAAGACCTGCAATGGACCACCATCGCCGACCAACTGCGCGCGACGAAAAAGCAGTTTGGCAAGGATTGGGTCATCGACGGGATCAAACGCGGCCAGCGTCTCAGTACCTTTGAGACGGCGGGCGAGGTTGAGGACGTGCCGATTGAGGCAATGATCGACCGCGAGCCAATTACAGTGGTCTGCTCGCAGATGGGCTGGATTCGCGCGATGACGGGCCATATCGACCTGAACCGCGAGTTGAAGTTCAAGGATGGCGACGGCCCGCGTTTCATCTTCCATGCGGAAACGACGGACCGCTTGCTGGTCTTTGGCTCGAACGGGCGTTTCTACACCGTTTCCGCCGCCAATCTGCCCGGCGGGCGCGGCATGGGCGAGCCGCTGCGATTGATGGTCGATCTGCCCAATGAGGTGCAGATCGTGTCCCTGTTTATTCATCAGCCGGGGCGCAAGTTGCTGGTGGCGTCCTCCGCTGGCGATGGTTTCGTCGTGCCCGAGGATGAGGTCGTGGCGCAGACCCGCAGCGGCAAGCAGGTGTTGAACGTGCGCGGCGACGGTGTCGCGGCGTTGGTCTGTCATCCTGTGTCGGGTGATAGTGTGGCGACCGTCGGCGAGAACCGCAAAGTGCTGGTCTTTGGTCTTGATGAGCTGCCCGAAATGGGGCGCGGCAAGGGTGTGCGGTTGCAGAAATACAAAGATGGCGGGCTGTCGGATGCCACCACCTTTACGCGCGACGCGGGCCTAAGCTGGCAAGACCCCGCAGGGCGCACGCGCACCGAGGCCGATCTGGCGGAATGGACCGGCAAACGCGCGAGTTCCGGTCGCATGGCGCCGCGTGGCTTCCCGCGCGACAATAAATTCAACTGA
- a CDS encoding SH3 domain-containing protein codes for MKRFIFLTFGFMGWAFYEMSGGADFVPAGPQMASAEATGSGLIASANAATSSSSLVTAAVANAARKSETSATPIARKAQAPEAVATRVALNLTTLSDLPQANNSMVQKAVATSDDRAGAKVVKAKVVNARPMIQNASYSVTTANAPVVVPSLINSNDNSATYVSTTQADIRKVNGTRVNVRGGPGTDFGVVGKLAKGDAVEVVEDNGAGWVRFRSVDGAESGWMADFLLSNG; via the coding sequence ATGAAACGCTTCATCTTTTTGACATTTGGTTTCATGGGCTGGGCTTTCTATGAGATGAGCGGCGGGGCGGATTTTGTACCTGCAGGCCCACAGATGGCGAGCGCTGAAGCCACAGGTTCGGGCCTAATCGCCAGCGCAAATGCCGCGACATCTTCCTCCAGCTTGGTCACCGCTGCTGTCGCCAACGCAGCACGTAAGTCGGAAACCTCAGCAACCCCCATTGCACGAAAAGCGCAAGCGCCTGAGGCCGTCGCAACCCGTGTGGCGCTGAACCTGACCACTTTAAGCGACCTGCCTCAGGCCAACAACTCGATGGTGCAAAAGGCCGTTGCTACGTCAGACGACCGCGCCGGTGCTAAAGTTGTAAAGGCCAAAGTGGTTAACGCTAGGCCGATGATCCAAAACGCATCCTATTCGGTCACAACTGCAAATGCGCCTGTCGTTGTTCCTAGCCTGATCAATTCCAACGATAACAGCGCAACCTATGTAAGCACCACGCAGGCCGACATTCGCAAGGTAAACGGCACACGCGTCAATGTTCGCGGTGGCCCCGGTACCGATTTCGGTGTCGTCGGCAAGCTGGCCAAAGGTGACGCCGTTGAAGTTGTTGAAGACAATGGCGCAGGCTGGGTACGGTTCCGCAGCGTAGACGGCGCAGAATCCGGTTGGATGGCCGACTTCCTGCTCAGCAACGGCTAA
- a CDS encoding SDR family NAD(P)-dependent oxidoreductase, whose amino-acid sequence MSATRSILITGCSSGIGYAAAHGMRARGWRVFAACRQQEDCDRLAAEGFDAPRLDYTDETSIQSALAQVLEQTGGTLDAVFNNGAHATPGLVEDLPTDALREIFEANFFGWHSLTRSVIPVMRAQGHGRIVQCSSVLGMVAMPWRGAYNSTKFALEGLTDTLRLEMRGTGVELILIEPGPVTSKLRTKAIPRFERWIDWKNSPRAAEYEATMRPRLYDDSGKKDRFELSPEAVVEKLAHAVESPRPRPRYFVTTPTHIAGVLRRILPTRALDWVTSR is encoded by the coding sequence ATGTCTGCGACCCGTTCCATCCTTATCACCGGCTGCTCCAGCGGCATCGGCTATGCTGCCGCGCATGGCATGCGCGCGCGGGGTTGGCGGGTCTTTGCGGCCTGCCGCCAACAGGAAGATTGCGACCGTCTGGCCGCCGAAGGCTTCGACGCGCCGCGGCTGGATTACACGGACGAAACCAGCATCCAATCCGCGCTTGCCCAGGTGCTGGAACAGACCGGCGGCACATTGGACGCGGTGTTCAACAACGGCGCTCATGCCACGCCCGGTTTGGTCGAAGACCTCCCCACCGATGCACTGCGCGAAATTTTTGAGGCCAATTTCTTCGGTTGGCACAGCCTGACACGCTCGGTCATCCCGGTGATGCGTGCACAGGGCCACGGGCGGATTGTGCAGTGTTCCTCGGTTCTTGGCATGGTCGCTATGCCATGGCGCGGCGCCTATAACTCCACGAAATTCGCGCTCGAAGGGCTGACGGACACGCTCCGGCTTGAGATGCGCGGCACCGGGGTCGAACTGATCTTGATTGAGCCCGGCCCCGTCACCTCCAAGCTGCGGACCAAGGCAATCCCACGCTTCGAGCGTTGGATCGACTGGAAAAACAGCCCCCGCGCGGCGGAGTATGAGGCCACCATGCGCCCCCGGCTCTATGATGACAGCGGTAAGAAAGACCGGTTTGAGCTTTCCCCCGAAGCGGTGGTCGAAAAACTGGCCCATGCCGTCGAATCCCCCCGCCCTCGCCCGCGCTATTTCGTCACAACACCCACTCACATCGCCGGTGTTTTACGGCGTATCCTGCCGACGCGTGCGTTGGACTGGGTCACCAGCCGTTGA
- a CDS encoding twin transmembrane helix small protein, whose translation MPNDPFFVIVLISVVAVAVVLMMGLGGFATGGKFNKRNANKLMRWRIIAQFIAVLLILAYVYFRGGTI comes from the coding sequence ATGCCAAATGATCCGTTTTTCGTGATCGTCCTGATCTCCGTCGTGGCGGTTGCCGTTGTGCTTATGATGGGCCTCGGTGGATTTGCCACAGGGGGCAAATTCAACAAGCGCAACGCCAACAAGCTGATGCGCTGGCGGATCATCGCCCAGTTTATCGCCGTGCTGCTGATCTTGGCCTATGTTTATTTCCGAGGGGGGACGATCTGA